In Myxocyprinus asiaticus isolate MX2 ecotype Aquarium Trade chromosome 8, UBuf_Myxa_2, whole genome shotgun sequence, a single genomic region encodes these proteins:
- the dctpp1 gene encoding glutamyl-tRNA(Gln) amidotransferase subunit B, mitochondrial: MAMQQNGPSRINGVASNVFEHNGETGIDHSAHVNGEIQHKEAERFNFSAEPSLEDIRRMQAEFTDERNWNQFHQPRNLLLALVGEVGEVSELFQWRGEVAEGLPDWTEPEREHLAQELSDVLIYLVELAEKCHVDLPQAVLRKMALNRLKYPASKVHGSAKKYTEYKD; the protein is encoded by the coding sequence ATGGCAATGCAGCAAAACGGGCCTTCTCGTATCAACGGAGTCGCATCCAATGTGTTCGAACACAACGGCGAAACTGGCATTGATCACTCAGCACATGTGAATGGAGAAATCCAGCATAAAGAGGCCGAACGCTTCAACTTCAGCGCCGAGCCCTCTCTCGAAGACATCCGCCGCATGCAGGCGGAATTCACGGACGAGAGGAACTGGAACCAGTTCCACCAGCCGCGGAACCTACTGCTGGCGCTGGTCGGGGAGGTCGGCGAGGTGTCGGAGCTGTTCCAGTGGCGCGGGGAGGTGGCGGAGGGTCTGCCGGACTGGACCGAGCCGGAGCGGGAGCACCTGGCTCAGGAGCTCAGCGACGTATTGATTTATCTGGTGGAACTGGCCGAGAAATGCCACGTGGATTTACCCCAAGCCGTCCTGCGCAAAATGGCCCTCAACAGACTCAAGTACCCGGCCAGCAAAGTGCACGGATCAGCCAAGAAATACACGGAATACAAGGACTGA